A single region of the Salvia miltiorrhiza cultivar Shanhuang (shh) chromosome 8, IMPLAD_Smil_shh, whole genome shotgun sequence genome encodes:
- the LOC131001517 gene encoding probable 1-deoxy-D-xylulose-5-phosphate synthase 2, chloroplastic yields the protein MAVSGIFMCLNQPTLPKSGAPKLNHAGRKHTLCVKACRGSSESEDGKMAIRKEKDGWSIDFSGEKPATPMLDTINHPIHMKNLSKKELEQLAAELRVEIVHTVAKTGGHLSSSLGVVELTVALHHVFNTPHDKLIWDVGHQAYGHKILTGRRSKMHTIRQTSGLAGFPKRDESVHDAFGVGHSSTSISAGLGMAVARDLLGKDNSVVSVIGDGAMTAGQAYEAMNNAGFLDSNLIIVLNDNKQVSLPTATLDGPATPVGALSSALTKLQASPKFRQLREAAKSITKQIGPQAHEVAAKVDEYARGMLSASGSTFFEELGLYYIGPVDGHNIDDLVTIFQKVKSMPAPGPVLIHIVTEKGKGYPPAEAAADRMHGVVKFDPCTGKQNKAKSSTLSYTQYFAESLIREAEADSKIVAIHAAMGGGTGLNYFQKRFPDRCFDVGIAEQHAVTFAAGLATEGLKPFCTIYSSFLQRGYDQVVHDVDLQKLPVRFAMDRAGLVGADGPTHCGSFDVTYMACLPNMVVMAPSDEAELIHMVATAAAIDDRPSCFRFPRGNGVGAPLPYDNKGTPIEIGKGRIVMEGSRVAILGYGAAVQQCIGAAEMLKSYDIAPTLVDARFCKPLDTHLITRLAKEHEILITVEEGSIGGFGSHVSHFLSLNGLLDGHLKLRSMMLPDRYIEHGAPQDQIEEAGLTSRHICGTVLSLVGRPMEALKLQ from the exons ATGGCCGTTTCCGGAATATTCATGTGCTTAAACCAGCCCACACTACCAAAATCCGGAGCCCCTAAGCTCAATCATGCCGGAAGAAAACACACG TTGTGCGTTAAAGCATGCCGCGGAAGTTCGGAATCAGAGGACGGCAAGATGGCGATTAGGAAAGAGAAAGACGGTTGGAGTATAGATTTCTCCGGCGAGAAACCGGCGACGCCGATGCTGGACACGATCAACCACCCAATTCATATGAAGAACCTCTCAAAAAAG GAACTGGAGCAGCTTGCAGCAGAGCTGAGAGTAGAGATCGTGCACACCGTCGCAAAAACCGGAGGCCATCTGAGCTCAAGCTTAGGAGTGGTGGAACTCACTGTTGCCCTCCACCACGTCTTCAACACCCCTCATGACAAGCTCATATGGGATGTCGGCCATCAG GCCTACGGCCACAAAATTCTGACGGGGAGGCGCTCTAAGATGCACACCATTAGGCAGACCTCCGGTTTGGCCGGTTTTCCCAAGAGGGATGAGAGTGTTCATGATGCCTTCGGTGTTGGCCATAGCTCAACAAGCATTTCTGCTGGTCTTG GTATGGCTGTGGCAAGAGATCTATTAGGGAAAGACAACAGTGTTGTGTCTGTGATAGGAGATGGAGCAATGACTGCAGGGCAAGCCTATGAGGCTATGAACAATGCAGGTTTCCTCGATTCCAACCTCATCATCGTGTTGAACGACAACAAGCAGGTGTCGCTGCCCACAGCCACGCTTGATGGGCCTGCCACCCCCGTTGGCGCCCTCAGCAGCGCCCTCACCAAGCTCCAAGCCAGCCCCAAGTTCAGGCAACTAAGGGAAGCTGCAAAA AGCATAACGAAACAGATAGGGCCGCAAGCGCATGAAGTCGCAGCCAAGGTGGATGAATACGCAAGGGGGATGCTGAGCGCATCTGGCTCAACCTTCTTTGAGGAGCTCGGGTTATACTACATTGGGCCGGTGGATGGTCACAACATCGATGATTTGGTCACTATTTTTCAGAAGGTTAAGTCGATGCCTGCACCGGGGCCGGTCCTCATTCACATTGTGACGGAGAAGGGAAAAGGATATCCACCAGCAGAAGCAGCAGCTGATAGAATGCATG GTGTTGTTAAGTTTGATCCTTGCACGGGGAAGCAAAACAAGGCGAAATCGTCTACACTTTCGTATACACAGTATTTTGCAGAGTCACTGATCAGAGAAGCTGAAGCAGATAGCAAGATTGTGGCGATCCATGCTGCAATGGGAGGTGGAACTGGCCTCAACTACTTCCAGAAGCGATTTCCAGACCGATGTTTTGATGTAGGGATTGCTGAGCAGCACGCCGTTACATTTGCAGCAGGCTTGGCCACCGAAGGCCTCAAGCCCTTCTGCACCATCTACTCGTCCTTCCTGCAACGAGGCTACGACCAG GTGGTACATGATGTTGATCTACAAAAACTGCCTGTCCGGTTCGCCATGGACCGGGCTGGCCTAGTTGGCGCAGATGGGCCCACTCACTGTGGCTCGTTTGATGTCACCTACATGGCCTGCCTGCCTAACATGGTGGTGATGGCTCCATCGGATGAGGCAGAGCTCATACACATGGTTGCAACAGCTGCAGCCATAGACGACCGCCCCAGCTGCTTCCGGTTTCCAAGAGGGAACGGCGTAGGAGCTCCCCTGCCTTACGATAACAAAGGAACACCAATTGAA ATTGGGAAGGGAAGGATAGTGATGGAAGGGAGCAGGGTGGCGATTCTTGGGTACGGTGCAGCGGTGCAGCAGTGCATAGGAGCAGCGGAGATGCTCAAATCCTACGACATAGCACCCACATTGGTGGATGCAAGATTCTGCAAGCCGTTGGATACTCATCTCATCACAAGGCTTGCCAAGGAGCACGAGATCCTCATCACGGTGGAAGAAGGCTCCATTGGGGGATTTGGTTCACATGTTTCACATTTCCTCAGCCTCAATGGACTTCTTGATGGTCATCTCAAG TTGAGATCGATGATGCTTCCGGATAGATACATAGAGCATGGAGCACCGCAGGATCAAATTGAAGAAGCAGGTCTCACTTCAAGACATATTTGTGGGACAGTTTTGTCACTGGTGGGGAGGCCTATGGAAGCTCTCAAACTTCAGTGA